The Ostrea edulis chromosome 1, xbOstEdul1.1, whole genome shotgun sequence genomic sequence ACTAGGCATACTATCTCCCATTCATCtcttttttaatttatcataCATGGCGTCTGTGACTTTCTGTTTCACAATGTTTGAATAATTAAGGCTGGCACCGAGTTCCGCATTTTATCTCCATGTACTCTCGTATGGGAAtttatgtatttcatatttttttcaacataAAACATCCCTCCGCCATCAAATCATTTCAGTATATTTTATAACATATGCAAGCCTTTCAACACACTAAactcatttttttaaaacaaagattCGTTTTGAAATTATCCCTTTATTAAATcatcgggtcaaatgctgtttgggTTGTTAGGctgtttttggcacactgattttgactatggataactccgtttacctgatcaagatgtggGGCTCAGGCGGGTGtaaccagtcgacaggggaggattactccttctaggcacctgatcccacctctggtatgcacagggttccgtgtttgcccaactatcgattttgttttacttatacttataggggttatgagattgatcactgctcgttgtCACTCGAGAGAgtttctcactcatatgaatACGTCAacactgccgatgaagggcagCAAAATTGAGGACTATTATACCCaacgcttacgacctttgagcagggagggatctttatcgtgctacatcTGCTGTggcatggggcctcggtttctagggtttcatccgaaggaccgctccatttattCGCCTCCTCAGCTCAGTATACTCTgttacgctacaactccaatattattcgtaggggaaagtagtcccggagaattGACCCTGCACGGAGTTTGCTAAGACAAGCGAGAGGTACTGcatgatgacctattctaacccggatggGCAGTGTACTTAAACACTCAGTGTTGAGGATTTTTGGTACATGAATACAAAAGAatgtgttgcacgtctcatgttaatttccctaaaggtgttgcggGAGATATCgataaaataaaagttattcaaatatatgataaaatgaaTTGGAAcctatgtcttgattcaaacattttatgcccccgagatcgaggatcaggggtggggggtgggggggggggggtcttgattcaaacatttttatgccccgaagatcgggggggggggggtattatttttgtcctgtctgtctaaaattttaaccttgctaataacctttgaacagtaaatgctagagctttggtatttcacatgattattccttatgacaagacttttccgtggGTAGCAACattttttgaccctgtgaccttgaccttggagtttgactcgcttttggaaaactttaatcttgccaataacttttgaactttgagtgctagagctttgatattttacatgggtattccttatgacaagacctttccgttggtactaaaccttttgaccttgacatttgacctaatttaaaaaaaattggcatTGGTCTTAATTAACTTCTAAATTAgtaatattagagctttcatattgcacatgagtatttcttgtgacaagatctttctactggtaccaagatatttgtccttgtgaccttggtcgtCTTTGGTATTGGCAATTATCGGGGGcctttgtgtttcacaaacacatcttgtccAACGtgattaaattattatttaGGTTGTCAAGAAAATTAAGACACCTCATTTTATATTCCCAAGATTGATTTTCTGCAGGTGCTCCCGTCAAACCTGGGAACATGTGTAAACGTGTGTCAATATGGACGGTCACTGTTGTTATTTGTTCCAGCGTTCGCGTGTGAattaaggaggtgtgctacaccagagaaatttgacgtagatgaaaagtggaggatatgtacaataatattttgaagttgaaaattttcaaatttactttattttgtcaaaaaatacagttttagtggaaggtaatctgaaaaaatattaaaatccctGCTGTATACTTGAACCTCCgacctacaggtcagcagtcggtattctaacctactgagctactcggctaggtatttaaattgaaaaggaaaagccaaatattgctgatatcgattttttcatccatgtttttaaaggaagtcagccattatgacgatgtagagtactaccttaagacCACAAATTTTCCATGCAAATGAGATGTATGTGGGTGACGGTTTACAAATCAAAATACCGGCTCACTTGAAACTTTTGACATTACGTAGGCCGGCCtacatataaaattattttaggCCTAAATtagccctaatttttttttaagtgtttGACAGCCTGACATTGTAATACTATGGTGTTACAATTTAAGTTGTGTTTTTTCCCCGGCACGAATTATTAGTCTTAGAAtatgatataattatatgtataatatttGGACCGCTGGTAAGATGTCAAGAGTTATCGATCTTGATTTTAATGTGTCCTCCCCGGTCCCGcaaaaataagtttaaattgGTTCAAAGAACTTCATTATTTATAGTAATTTTACAGAAACGTCACACATTTCAAATGATCACTAGATGTATGTTAGGAAGAACTAAACATGAATGATTGATGTACCCCAAAAAATTCTTTGTAAAAATTTAAAGGAAAGATAATCGGTGCTTTCCTCTCATTCacataaaaacatttttgaaatacaattacaagataaaaatattcaaattttcaaaaaattatgtaacactataaatattatattagtataaatcttatgtagtaatatttattcattgttatgcgaaaaacattaaaatatttatatcaatgacaatattattataatttataatctttaaaaacattACTAGTACACTAAATACATATACTATTCTGAAAGTTAATAAATCATACTTACCTGGTGCAGGGGATACCATGATCAGCAAGGCGGTTCCCCCAGATCGAGGCCTTACCATTGCACTCCGGTTTGGCTGAAGTTTGCGATAACCCCAAATGCGGGTTACTCGGGCACGTAATTTTTTAGTGTAGGGGTCTGCGTTCGCGCTAACCCCtgatcaaatataaataaaagaaagaCAAACAGGATTTAGAACCTCTTGACAAAAATATGCTCAGGTCATACCGCGAGGGCGATAAcatgacataaattgtaaaacaGAAACTTTTTCCCATCCAGGGGAATGGGTTTCACTtcattgttgtttgtttttctcCTCAAAGGGTCAAATCCATACTCGggattaacatatatatatatatatatatatatatatatataatgtttgcGTGCATAACATTTgtacaaattaaataaaaacgttttaaattttaaagaaGGTCGCACAATCGAATTAAAATaggcattctgagagtattgtaaggcaatacatagtcccctaccggttgcaaaaattactgtaccacaacattattcaaagttcattatgtaggttatggttaaaggataggaaatcaactactattggagtagagactagaccaggggaaaaaaaagagaaatttataattaggtttaaataggtctttaaccaagtcaataaactgcgacatgtaggtgatcatgaatgatttagctatattgttgtattactatgctagaagttttaattatTGTAATACTCTTATCTAtgtacagagataagaaacttggatgtgaACCAACagttcatgctatttttctaagttcaagggccataacttaatgaaaaatcaacggaccgagacaaaattcgaacttgGTCGGtgacttgttatggcaaagtaatgtaccaaatatcaaatgcatatctgcaagcacaacccaAAAAAGTCCGGacaactgataattcatgctatttttccaaatccaagggccataacgtaatgaaaaatcaacggaccgaaaCGAAACTTGAAATTGATCTgcaacttgttatggcaaagcaatgtaccaaatatcaaatgaatgtcTGCTACCACAGccaaaaagtccggaaaactgataattcacactattttttaaaattaagtccaagggccataacgaagtaaaaaatcaacagaccaagacgaaactcgaacttgatcagtaacttgttatggcaaagcaatgtaccaaatttaaaataaatatctgcaagaacctTCGACtttgtcggtaggggactaaaaaaaaaagaatctcCATAAATCtctatttaatatcaaaaaggTGATGATGTCCGCAGATTTTAAGTAATTCCTGTAATAacgatatattgattgattgtatcttgcttaacgtctcgctcgagactttttcactcatatggagatgtcaccaagaccggtgaagggcttcaaatttaggcctatactcggcgcttacggcaattgaacagtgggggttctttagcgtgccacagcTACTGTAACACGGGTcttccatttttaaggtcatctccgaggacccgtgacattcacacctgatgccgagcatttggcgatggaactgttactacctgttttaaccacaggggctaagcccgttttgggcccgaactctgtgataccataaatatagatttatggtatcacggagttcgggtccaaaacgggcttagcccctgtggttttaacgacttgggtctgtcgcggccgagattcgaaccaaggccttccgcatgcgggacgaacgctctaacctctcggccaccgcggcggttaaTAACAATATAGGGCTCATTGTAACAAAATCACATTGTACAGAATCGTAGTCTATTGAAGCACCCctttcttttatatataaacGATATCGGTACTATGATATCCATTCCAAAGCCTGCGATTAATCAATTCGATCATAAGATTAATTCtattaaccctttctctaccagTACTTTTTAGACGTTTTCAAAGACAAAATGACAGTTGTcttttaaatcgatttaaatcaATATGTGCCCTGATTTGAGgtaggcatatgacatataattttgttcacAATTGGACGGAGAACAATTTTCTAAAAACGTTGTCAGGATATTCCATGACCTTAAAGAGGTCTACGGTGTCAAAGGTCAATTAAGTgcaaatttttgaaaacattttttttctcagaaatatatatacatcacgACCCCTCTCGCTAGATTAGAACccaaaataggaaattctaaatgtatgagttGCTGtgccttttaaaatactacaacaacattacaatcaaattaatcaattttattgacaaataaatatttttggttgctaagtaacaacactcgcAGTGCAATTTGGACCAAAATTTGCCTTTCTGCAGCCAtttgacacaatttaaacataattgcaTAGCATGATTATTGGTAAATGCCACATTATTTTGGAAATATAATCTGTAGGCAGatcttaatgattttaaaaagattttaacgAAAATTATGAACACATGGAAGATAATTACGTTCAAAGGTCATAAATTCAAAAGTTGTACGTAATGTACATTGACATCgttttttaacaatatgatGTTCTGTGAATATCTTCCACTAGATAGAATACTAcaacatcaaaaataaagatCTTTAACTgttcattcaaaataatttgattttttaaaatcaaatatatttggttgctaagcaacaacaccatAACAAATGTTATCATAAAGTACTACCCGTTTTTCCTCTCCACGTACAATGTATAGGTAtgttcaagtacatgtacttactttGAATCACTATATCTACAATTGCATCATATTTAGCAAGAATGTGCTTATTATATGCAACCTCTTAAAACCTCTAGTGGTTAATTACACAAGTCATTTAACATATTGGAACAAAAATGTACATGCAATAAAATATTCCAGATTTTAAGAACTACACACATTTTAtgtgtatttcattacattCATTTGTGATACCTCTGACATCAGAAAAAACATCTATGCATTGAGAACACAGTATATTCATAATTTTCTCTTTTTACATGACAAATTTGCACAATTTCGAACATCTTCCCCTTTACTGtgccattttttaaaacaatttctgtCATTTGGTAAACAAAGAGGAACTAGACATGATGAACAAAATACAGATGTCTTCTAACTTGGAACCTTCTCATTCTGTACAGTCTTTCCTTTTATCTAAAAATTCAGGTATCCATGTACATGCAAAAGGACTTTCTTTTGATGCACACTTTTCATTAAAACCCATCAGTGACATGGAAAGTGAATCGCGGAATTCAAGTTGTCCAAATACAGAGGAACAATTTGTAAATTGATTGGCACGTAATTttctaaattcttcaaaaataatATAAGAATTAACAACCATGATATCaagcaaatgaaaaaaacaGAACTTTCCACCAATGATACTGTGTTCTAATATAAGACGGGTATTTACTTGTGAACTGGTTTGAAAGATCTACAGCTTCCTTACATTTATTATAATCATTAGCAACTACAGGTTGTACAAGTCCTTTTTTGTTCCAAGTTAATCTAGATTTCATAGTGCGTTCACAAACAGTTGTAGCTGAGCCATGGTGTAATGGCGACATAAAAGTGATTACTTTACAATCTTTCCATTGCACAAATACAAATTCATCAAAAGTTGTACGTATAGTCAGACATATTACATGCTACAACCCAAAGCTTTATTCCAAAGCGAACAGGTTTGTCTTTAATGAACTAACGAATACCCGAGAACTTATGTTTAGAGGCGACCATTCTCTCATCTACCGCTATCTCCCTGTAAGGCTAGTTTAATTCCTTCGACTTCTCAAAAACATGATCAACCAACGACTGTATGCGTGTTAACTTCTCAGCTGCTGAAATAAAACGTAGCATTGTAATATGTGCTTTACTGTACAAGAAATCATTAgaaatgatatacaatatattaaatataaaatgcaataaatgtaaatgTCTTTGACAAACACCAATGTCTTTGAATATCAGCAGAAAAAATTGATATGCACCATGCATGATGCCTAGCATATACTACTGAAGAAATTTATTGAGCACAGTGGCTAAATCCCCTTGCATGGTGCTCTGATAGGTTGTAATTTAGTCAAAATTAGAGAAATCTAGGTAAGATGGGGCACCTGCTCATCTCATAGCACACTGGTTTCAATAATCAAACTATGTCTCAGTAAAGGCCTCGGGTCCATAGGACATAATCATTTCAACGACAGGCCTAGAGCATTCTAATACTAACAGCACACCAGCACCAGCAGGTATGGATCACATGTGATTTTTGtcatatattattaaaaactacATAGGTATAAAATGCATGTACTTAGATATAGTGTAAAAGGGAACCATGGTTTTTCCACTAGCCTTTCGTAAATCCCCCCCACCCCTCATTTCGTTTTTgctatgaaaaaaaatcaactcaaattatgataatgaattCTATCATCAGAATATTATTCTCCTAATTATtcatgtttgaattttttttttgagggaATAAAAAGATAGGATTTTGATCAACATAGAAAATCAGCACACGAGCGCTCATGAATGCCGGCGTTATAGagccttccccccccccccccccacccccgagcAAGCCTTCCCCCCGCGGAAGTCTGCctctagagtgagtcttccccAGCATACTTGCTctagaataaaccttaccccCAGGGGGAAGACTTACTTTAGAGCCATAACaccctcttgaagtctcgctctagagggacACCCCCACTCTCATCCCCTCCTGCGCAAaccatgaaataatttttagtTTATCTGACAgggaattgattgattgaatattgttttacgtccctctcgggaATATTTACCATTTTCGGTCTCATtttggagaaggcttatataggctgcaagactgctgcctaatccatttatgtttcatacataatgaaatattgtttaaatgaaattaatatttcactcatatggagacgtcaccactgccgttgaagggctgcaaaatttaggcctatgctcgacgcttatggccacTGAGCAGGGAtcgagggatctttatcgtgcctcacctgctgcgacacgggacttcggtttttgcggtctcatccgaaggaccaccccatttagtcggctcttacgacaagcaaggggtactgaggacctattctatcccggatccccacgggatgacaGGGAATTACCCACCTACGTACCtctttacctacctacctacctgaAGTACATGGACACAGcctgagctgaaaattttcaaatactattttattttatttttaatgtttagaatgattaaATAAGGTATTACTATTAATGATTAGCAAAAatagtcaaggtacatgggagatacagaggtcacaagttcttgttatgtaaacaagattcgtgccatgtttttgtttacatagattAAATATACTGGTAATGGTTTCGTTTAAagcatttttatgcccccgagatcgaagatcgggggacatattgttttcgtcctgtctgtcattccgtaattctgtctgaaactttaaccttgctaataacttttgaacagtaagagctagagctttgatatttcacatgagtgttccttgtgacaagacctttccgtgggtattaaaccttttcaccttggcatttgacctacttttaaaaactttgacattggtcataacttctaaatggtaaatattagagctttgaTTTTGCACATAAGCATTTCttatgacaaaatctttctactggtaccaagatatttgtccttgtgaccttggccatctttggaatcggtcattatcgggggcatttgtttcacaaacacatcttgttgaaaataagtttaaaagacgtgtattaacaagaattagccaaaataatttgagattaaatcaagcaataagcgatttataggATTTTTAGCGTTGAAGTAGAGGAGtttccccgaatttcagaaaaaactgcctccgtgtaacaaaatgaatttaggatgaacatgttcttcaagTTTTCCgctaaaaaactgtcgctttgaactTTGATAAACTACAAAACAAACGGTGTTGTTTTCCAGTACGAAATTCTGTACTTGCTGTCGGAATTCTGTACTTGCTGTCTGTTACAATAGCGAGATCGACACTCTGGCACACATTTGGCAAAACTTCCGTTGGTCcattatacaataaaacatgcaGGCAAATAATATTTCCTCATTTCTAAAGTGTGTAGACAAGAGAATATTTCAAGCGTTACATATTCCATATCACATGACATggactttaaaaaaattcccATTACAGCGTATGCAGTGCTTCGACAAACTTTTCATGATTTCCGTATTGGAAAATGGCTTCATTAAAAACAAGCATTCGGTGTTCATTTCCAAATTGGTGTTCAAAATGTggtgttttacatgtaaatgtgtcaAATATTGAGGAAGTACAAATAGATTCCTCCAACTGTTCAAGGTTTTACGAAAATCTTTTCCCTTTTGAGATCCGACACCCACAGGGGGTTCTAAAGGGAGGACGACGATGTTGTGAAGGGACTCTTACAGTTCATTACAATGTAACAAGTAGGTAGAATTTTGttggttttaattttaagataacgaacagtgatcaatctcattattcctatgaagatacaaaattaagagcaggacaaacacagacctctggaCCCACCAGAGGTATGATCaggtacctacatgtatatatatgtagatgGAGTAATGGTTCCCTGTTGACACGTCACACGACGTGAGTCCTATaccatgatcaggtaaacgaagtaatccgtagtcaatgttagtatgtaaagaacggcctaacaattggtgtATAGGTATTGACCGCTCCTTTGACATGTTCCCGGAATTCAAAGTGAAAATCAGGtaatttttcgggtactaataTGACCTTAAACCCGAAGATCCCGTGTATTGGAAGGCGTTTACATTATAGCAATCCATCGTTGCTATGGCCATAATTTCAATGCAAAGTTCAGACTTTGTGacacttcacctaaagctggtgaTTCCTGGATACGCccctggtgacgtctccgtatgagtgaaaaactctTAAATGGAACGTTAATAAGTGATCAAAGAAAAAACCGATTTAATAGCCTTGACCAATCTCGCCATACAAAATGTGAACGGAGAGTTAGAAATATCGTTATATTTCACTTCAATAAGTTTTCATTATTACTCTAAAAATACCTAATACTAAATGTAATATGCATTATTGTACACCatgttattttcttttatagAGAAAATTGAAGCACGGGGGTTACAAATCTTCACCGAAATTCAAAGTGAAACAACCCAGACAGTAGGAAACGAAACATATCCTGTCGCTGTAAACAGTCACCACCCTAATTTGCCTGCCATTGTGTCCGCAGGCGCAGGGTATGGAGGAGTGTTTTTGTTTATCGTCTGTGCTGTTTTGGTTTTCGTTTGGAGAAGGGTATCACAAAAAGTGAAGTCGTggtatgtttttaatttttatggaCCCATCGTAAAAGCATGATATAAATAACTCTATAATTGAATCAATTGATGTAATACATTTTCCTGATGAACAGGAAGAACTAGTGCTATTTCATgttaatttaatattttaatgtaGTAAATACAAAGTTCCCAAGAGTGATCCATTCGACACGATTCAAAACGATTACAACCCTGTTGACAGCCATTATGAGAACACTGTGAATCACGCCATTACAAATAGGAACCATTCGAATCGGGCACCTGTCGCAAACCCCGTGATTTTGGAATTACAAGGTACTCTACAACGTCCGACAGAATTCAATAATACAGCCCCTAAAGCACACGCTCTTGCATCATCATCCGATCAAGATATTTCAACAGACGAACCAGATTACGTTAATACAGAAGGATATCTTAATTTAAACAACCTTCAATCTCCACCTTGCAGGGGCGTCACAGCTAGATGCCATGATCCATCAACATTCTTACACAAGGTCCTACAAAGACGATACCAAAGTGACATTGCTGATAACGCCATACCTCATTTATATGTTGAGGTTATTAAGTGAATtcagtttcataaaaaaaactatattaaagttcgtgggtttttttttaaatttctaatcTACTAACCatttaaaatgtaattaaacGTTCAGCGATTGTTGCAATCATGCAATTAGCAATGTTTTTCAAGGGGTAGCTGGAGAAATTGACTTCAGATTTGCTCAAAGAATCTTTGAATTTAACCTTATTATTCACCCAATATTTTTACATTGCatgtaaaattaacaaaaaaggAACGTTGTGAAAATTAGGGACCGGGAAAATCCAGCCCCTTCTGATGCTACGTGCCTGGTTTTATGTCAAGATCATCAAAATCTTCATCAAACTGCAGAAGGAATACATGGATTTTGctttgaattttattcatttgtacAAGAAACAATCTGTGATTTCACCTAAAGCTTCAAACTGATACAAATAAAACGATCCTATTATTAAAAGTTTTACGTTTTTGTAACGTTGTTTGCACTTGGATACGTCATCCTGTGTaactggtacatgtacttcttgATAAACTACGGATCACCTAGTTTTTATAAAATCGTATTTttggtccatgtttgcccttgAAAATTAGACTTGGTAAATAATATACATTGATTAGATATCTGTAGAGTTTTCTCGATACTCTtatatgaacaagtgaagataacgcacACTGGTCTCCTGAAAGCTGAAGATAAGCTGAagataaggtgaagataaggaacagtgaacAATCCAGGTTAAAGTAAGTCTTCAGAcgcccttgcttgtcgtgaaAGGCGATTGAATTgagtggtccttcggatgagacctcaaTACCGAGGCcctccctccctgttcaaaaggtcgtaagcctaaattttgcagcatttcaccggcaatagtgacgtctcaatatgagtgaaaaattcacaacaaaacctataaagaatacaaaattaatagtacGGCAAATACTGACCCTGGAAACACCAAAGATGGGGTCAGGTGCATAAATGGAGTAAGCACTCCCTGTTGACCGATTACAACCGCCGTGAGAccttatcttgatcaggtaaacgggatAATCCATCGTCAGAATCGGTATCTACAGAACGGCCTACtaatatgaaacacatcagacagtattCGACGCAGTGCCAACTTGTAAtagcaaattagatcattataccGACCATATATTTGCGAAGTGCTGACTTTACATGAAATCCCTGCACCAACAACTTATTT encodes the following:
- the LOC130046447 gene encoding uncharacterized protein LOC130046447, giving the protein MASLKTSIRCSFPNWCSKCGVLHVNVSNIEEVQIDSSNCSRFYENLFPFEIRHPQGVLKGGRRCCEGTLTVHYNVTKKIEARGLQIFTEIQSETTQTVGNETYPVAVNSHHPNLPAIVSAGAGYGGVFLFIVCAVLVFVWRRVSQKVKSCKYKVPKSDPFDTIQNDYNPVDSHYENTVNHAITNRNHSNRAPVANPVILELQGTLQRPTEFNNTAPKAHALASSSDQDISTDEPDYVNTEGYLNLNNLQSPPCRGVTARCHDPSTFLHKVLQRRYQSDIADNAIPHLYVEVIK